The following is a genomic window from Geobacillus subterraneus.
ATAGCGGGTAAGTCTCTTTCAAGATTTTCGACAAATTTTTTGGCTCTTCGACTTTTTCGCCTCTTTTCATCCGATCGATCGCATAGCGCAAATGACGGACGAAACGCAAATAGTGGATGCTCTCACGGTCGATGTCGACGCCCAGCTGTCGTTCGACCATCTCGACGAGCTTAGCAATGAGCTGAGAATATTGATTCGCTTCCGACAGGCTTTGTTTTGAAATCGCACTATGAATATGAAGGGCGATGAAGCCAGCTTCCCCTTCCGGCAGTGCGACCCCAAGCCGATCGCCAATCAGCTCGGCCACTTCAACAGCGATTTCGTACTCAAGCGGATACAAACTTTTCGTCTCGGCCAAAAACGGGTTTTTGACGTCCAACCCTTGCTCGAGCCGCTTTAGCGTAAACGCGATATGATCGGTCAGCGCGACGTGGATGTGTTCGTTTAACGGTACGCCGACGCGCCGCTTAATATGTTGAATCACCTCGTTCATGAGGGCGATAAACTCTTCGCTCAATTCAGGG
Proteins encoded in this region:
- the glcT gene encoding glucose PTS transporter transcription antiterminator GlcT, which translates into the protein MEQPFRVEKALNNNVLIASHPAYGEVVLLGKGIGFGKKRGDEIAESAVEKCFVLKNEREQEQYKKLLPELSEEFIALMNEVIQHIKRRVGVPLNEHIHVALTDHIAFTLKRLEQGLDVKNPFLAETKSLYPLEYEIAVEVAELIGDRLGVALPEGEAGFIALHIHSAISKQSLSEANQYSQLIAKLVEMVERQLGVDIDRESIHYLRFVRHLRYAIDRMKRGEKVEEPKNLSKILKETYPLCYNLAWKLVKVMQQTLHLPADDAEAVYLTLHLQRLAEKKSGITG